In Citrus sinensis cultivar Valencia sweet orange chromosome 3, DVS_A1.0, whole genome shotgun sequence, the sequence aaaaatgataataataataataataattacatgatgatacattttcaaattatgaaaCAATTAATAACCTATATTAGCTGAATGAAAATGGCTGCAAGCAAGCCATgacaattttattcatattagcctagatatatatacactttatgattaataaaaaaaaaaagaatttaattgcaaaaatttaagaaatgaaaGAGAAGGCATACCCAACAGAATCGTAGACATTGCGTGAAATccgcattttctttttagcaCCTTTATAAATCTCCTCCAAGCTACACGGCAACAGATTCTCCACGGCCGGAGCTTTCTTGAACTCAGCAGCCCCGCCACTAGCAGTACTACTACAATTGCCATTCCTAAAAAGCCCCTCTCTATGACTATACCCTctaatattatgattattCCCTCTTTGCCCTccactattattattactctcAGATCCAAACAGCTCCTCATAAATATCCTCCGCATCCCTCGGATTAAACCGGAACGACGGGTTCGGATGCTGACGTTGATGATAATAATGCTGCCCTGCACGCGATGCTGACGTGGAAGTCGACGACGTTGGGACCGTCCCAGATTTCAAACCCTCCTCCCCGTACAAATCGTAGATCTGTCGCTTCTGTGGGTCGCTTAAAACATCGTAAGCTTCGGAGATTTGCTTGAACTTGGCCTCGGCTTCAGTTCTTTTGTGAGAAGGGTTCTTGTCTGGGTGCCATATCATGGCTAATCTTTTGTAAGCCTTTTTCAGGTCATCTTCGTTAGCGTTGCGGTTCACTTTCAGTATGTTGTAATAATCGAAGCCCATTTAaagtttctgtttttttttttattttctgatcGTGATCGTGTTCGGGTCTTTCAAGAAGAAATCTTCTTATACGTTTTCCTTCCTTTATTTTCTGTAAATATAAGGGCTGGTGGCCGGAAAGTGGGAAGAGGCGGGAATAATGACCGTTAGATGAGTAACGGAAAAGGAAAGCGAAAAGGGATCTGACGGTTACTAAGAGACCTTACTAAAGATGGCGAGACGTGTTTAATGGGCGGCGAAATTCTGTCTTGTGGGTCCCCACTAACTCAAACGTGCTCATAACCACTAGGGTTTGTGGTTTACTGGGCTAGcccattttaataaaatgtgtggGTGTTGGCTTGATGGGTTTCGgcccattattttttattccctTTGAACGCAGTGTGCTTATGGGAAAAAACACTGAAATTTTCCTGAATTtcatatacaaaaatatttaaaaagtacaAATACTGAAGTAAATCATCAAATCCCAACAATCcccaacaagaaaaaaaaaaaaaaatatatatatatatatatatacaagaaAATATACTGGAACAAGAATTGGAGAGAACACAACACCGCAGTGGCTGACAAATGAGAATTATAGCCGATGTGCGATGCCTTCATCTTATGCATGATTCATGCCAAGCTGAAACCCAAGCAAAAGTCCGACGAATACCAAAGAATCTCCCCTAATGCCTCCATCACAACTCATTCTTGAAtgtaaaaatcaaattttctggATGCCATACTTTTTCCCCGAATGGAATGTATCGGTACGAAATGAAAACAAACAGCCAGACTCGTAAcaagcaaaataattttatagacTCTCCTCTACATCAGACGGCAATAGCTTGGCCAGTAGCTGCATCGTGAAGCTGAAGTGAGCCGTCTTTCATTAGGTTAAGGCTTAAACTCTTGAATCTCTCCCTTGAATACTGTCGAGATGCCTTTCTCCAGTCAGTTCCAGTTTTCATCATAGCAACAAACTCCTCGTAACTGATACGCCCATCCTGGAAAAACAAAACACTAAAAAAGTTGACCATCTGAGCAAAGATAATGAAAATACAAGAATATGTGCGTATGTTGATAAGCAGGGATATTGAAAGCAAGAGAGAGGCAGGTAAACCCGAGAACTCTATAAACTGCCTTGATTTCCAACCAGTTTGTAGCAGCTTCAACATGTTTGTGCTGAAAATTTGCAGTTAATTTGAAAGACTTCtggcaagatttttttttttttaatatgttgcTTTCTTGCTTTAACCCAACATGTTCTCAAAGTGATTttcttaaaagtaaaataattaagtggAAGGAATGTCAAGGGATGTGGGAAGACATGGGCGTTATGAACTTCAAGCTAAGAAAGTCAAAC encodes:
- the LOC102611383 gene encoding uncharacterized protein LOC102611383 isoform X2 — its product is MGFDYYNILKVNRNANEDDLKKAYKRLAMIWHPDKNPSHKRTEAEAKFKQISEAYDVLSDPQKRQIYDLYGEEGLKSGTVPTSSTSTSASRAGQHYYHQRQHPNPSFRFNPRDAEDIYEELFGSESNNNSGGQRGNNHNIRGYSHREGLFRNGNCSSTASGGAAEFKKAPAVENLLPCSLEEIYKGAKKKMRISRNVYDSVGKTRTVEEILTVEIKPGWKKGTKITFPEKGGTVMIWL
- the LOC102611383 gene encoding uncharacterized protein LOC102611383 isoform X1, which codes for MGFDYYNILKVNRNANEDDLKKAYKRLAMIWHPDKNPSHKRTEAEAKFKQISEAYDVLSDPQKRQIYDLYGEEGLKSGTVPTSSTSTSASRAGQHYYHQRQHPNPSFRFNPRDAEDIYEELFGSESNNNSGGQRGNNHNIRGYSHREGLFRNGNCSSTASGGAAEFKKAPAVENLLPCSLEEIYKGAKKKMRISRNVYDSVGKTRTVEEILTVEIKPGWKKGTKITFPEKGNQEPGIIAADLIFIVDEKPHALYRRDGNDLVVGQEITLLEALTGKTLDLTTLDGRNLMIPLTDIVKPGTEIVVPNEGMPISKEPGKKGNLRIKIDVKYPSRLTSEQKSELKSVLGGVFS